CTGGCGGCCCGCAACACCGGCGAAGCACCGGGGCTGGCAATAAACTGCGCGGCCCGCTGGTACTGCTGGCGCGTCGGCGCGTCGGCAATCCGGTCGTACTTCAGCCACAGCCGGTAGCCATCGTCGGCCCGGCTGGGAGCCACGGCCGAAACGAGCAGCAAAAGCAGGAACACGCTGCGGAGCAACATGGCGGGCGGGTGGGAAAAGAGGAGGAAAAGCAGGCAGTTTTTAGCGAGCCGCAGCAGCGGCCGGGGCAGCCTCTTCGGCCGCCGTCAACGTGCGGCGCAGGCCATATTCGAGGCCGCGCAGCTCGGCCAGGCCGCGCAGGCGGCCAATGGCCGAGTAGCCGGGATAGGTTTTCTTGGGGAGGTCGTCGAGCAGCTGGTGGCCATGGTCGGGCCGCATGGGCAGGGCGGTTTTTTCTTCGCCCGCCGCCTCGCGGCGCAGCTCTTCGCGCACCAGCGCCTGCACCACTGCGTACATATCCACGTCGCCGGCCAGGTGGTCGGCCTCGTGGAAATTGCGCGGGTTGGCCTCACGCCTGGTGCTGCGCAGGTGTACAAAGTGAATGCGCGAGCTGAAGCGCCCGGCCATGCCGGCCAGGTCGTTGTCGGGCCGCACGCCCAGCGAGCCCGTGCAGAACGTCAGCCCGTTGGCGTGCACCTCACAGGCCGCCAGCAGGCTGGCCAGGTCGGCCTCGGTGCTTACCACGCGGGGCAAGCCCAGCAGCGGAAAAGGCGGGTCATCGGGATGAATGCAGAGGCCAATACCCACTTCTTCGGCCACCGGCGCCACCTGCCGAATGAAATAGTGCAGGTTGGCCGTAAGGGCCGCCGCACCAATCGTCTGATACTCATCTAGCAAGCTTTGGAAGCCTTTCAGCTCAAAGGCCTCCTCTGAGCCCGGCAAGCCCAGCAGGGTGGTGTTGGTGAGCTGGGCCACGGCCTCGGCGCTCATGGCGGCAAACTGCCGGCGGGCGACCTCGGCCACGGCGGGCTCGTAGTCGGCCTCCGCGCCGGGGCGCTTCAAAATGCACAAGTCAAACACGGCAAAGTCCTGCCAGACGAAGCGTAGCGCCCGCGAGCCATCGGGCATTTCGTAGCGCAAATCGGTGCGCGACCAGTCGAGCACTGGCATGAAGTTGTAGCACACCGTGCGGAGGCCGCAGGCGGCCAGATTACGCAGCGACTGCTGATAGTTTGCTATATACTGTTCGCGGCTGGGCCGGCCTTTCTTAATGTCCTCATGCACCGGCAGGCTTTCTACTACGGCCCAATGCAGGGGCGAATGCGTAGCGTTGGCGGCCTCAATAAGCTGCTGCCGGGCCCGGATGTCGGCCACCGGCCACACGGCCCCTACCGGCAGCTGGTGCAGGGCCGTCACGACCCCGGCGCAGCCGGCCTGGCGGATATCGAAAAGCGAAACCGGGTCGTTCGGCCCGAACCAGCGCATAGTGTGCAGCACGACAGCTCTATAAGAAAAGTACAAATTCAAGCTTACCACAACAACCCGGAATACCTATCTCCGGCATCGTCGCAACCTGTAAGCCCCAGTGGAAACTGAGCCAAATGTAAAGGCAGCGTTACCATTTGCTAAAGCCTAAAAACCTCAATATCAGCGAAAATATTCATAAAAACTATCGGTAACGTTTCCGGAAACGTTACCGATAGGTGATATTTGCAAAATATTTTTTTACCTCACCACTTTCGGCTGGCTGGTTCGTAGCTTCAGGGCCACCTTCGCATTATCCACCTTCTCTCCCACCCTTGCCTCATGGTTAAATGTGTTAAGTGCAGCCTTGCCGACGACGTGATGAAAGCGGGCTTTGTGCGGGGTCGCCAGCGCTTTTTCTGTAAAGCCTGCGAGTACCATTTCACGGCTGAAAAGCCACCGGGCGGCCCTAACCGCAAGCGCCACCAGGCTACTATTGCCGACGTGGCCCGGCAGGTAGGCGTGGCACCCTCCACGGTGTCGCGGGCGCTCAACGGGCATTCCGATATCAGCCCGCTCACGCGCCAGGCCATTCTGGAGGCGGCCCAGCAGCTCGACTACCAGCCCAACCTCCTGGCCCAAAGCCTGAAAAACCAGGCTACCCATACCATCGGGGTGCTCATCCCCGACCTGGAGCGGCCATTTTTTGCTACGGCCGTGAGCGGTATTCAGCAGGTGGCAACCAAGGCCGGCTACCGGGTCATGATTTGCCAGTCGAAGGAGTCGTACGAGGCCGAAGTCAGCAACGTGCAGGCCCTGATAGCCAGCCGGGTCGATGGCCTGCTGATTTGTCACTCGCGCGAAACCGAGAACTTCGACCACGTAAAAGACCCGGCCCGGCGCGGTATTCCGGTGGTGCATTTCGACCGGGTGTGCAACGAAGTGAACAGCGCCAAAGTCATTCTCGACGACCGCCTCGGGGCCTTTACCATTACCGAGCACCTGATTGAGCAGGGCTGCCGCCGTATCGCCATTCTGGCCGGGCCGGCGTCGCTGCTCATCAGCCGGCAGCGGCAGGCGGGCTACCTGAGCGCACTCCGCAAACACGGCCTGCCCACCGCTGAGGAGCTATGCGCGCACATCGATTTTCGGCCCGCTTCGGCCGTAGCGGCCCTCGATACCTGGCTGGCGCTGCCCAAGCCGCCCGACGCCATCTTCGCCATCAACTACACCAACGCCTTCGATTTGCTGCTGGCACTTAAGCAGCGCGGCATCCGGGTGCCCGAGGATATGGCCATCGTGGGCTTCGGCGACGAGTTTCTGGCCAGCCTCATTGAGCCCGGCCTGACTACGGTCAATTTGCACCCCTTCCGCATCGGTCAGCAGGCGGCCAGCCTCTTCCTGGAGCAAATGGCGCAGAAAGAAGATTTCCAACCGCGTACCTGCGTGGTATCCAGCGAGCTGATTATCCGGCAGTCGTCACTGAAGGGCAAGGGTGAGAAACTGAAAGTGCTGGTGTGAGCGAATAATATAACCAAAACAGAACGTCATACTGAATGCAGTGAAGCAACTCTACTACCCCGTTAGCATTCCTAACCTACTGGCGTGGCAGAGCTGCTTCACTGCATTCAGGAGCTTCTAAAAAGCTGTTTGGGTTAGCGCTGATGGCGCGGGGCTCTGCCCCGTGCCATCGGTGATGACGTTCTGTTTGAATTCAGCTTCTAAGGCTAATTCTTAAAAGCTCTGCACCATATTGTTGTGCAGCGTCCGGGGCGACCAATACCCACTGGCAATAATGCGCCGGATGGTAAACAGCGGGTCCTGCTGGTCGCGCTTCTCGGCCAGCGAGAAGGCCGCCACGAAGCCGCGTTTCTTCAGCTCGGGGAAGGCCTGGGTGTTCCAGAGGCCGAAGGGATAGGCGAAGTACTTGATTTTCTTGCCCGTGATGTCTTCGAGCGTCTTGGTCGGCTTGTCGATTTGGGTTACCCAGTCCTGGCCCTGGTATTTTTTCACGTTGTGGTGGTCCCAGGTGTGCGAGCCGATTTGGTTGCCCTCATCCGAAAGCTGCTTCACCTGCGCCTTGCTCATGTAGTGCGGGCGGCCGAGGCTCACCGTCATCACGAAATACACGCCCTTGTAGCCGTACTGCGCCAGGGTGGGCCGGGCAATGGTAAACTGGTCGAGGTCGGTATCGTCGAAGGTCAGCATCACCGGCTTGCTGGGCAGCTTGGCGCCGGTGGTGAGGTAGGCATACAGCTGGTCGGGCTGAATGGTATGGTAGCCCGAGTCGGCCAGCATCTTAATCTGGGCCTTGAACTGCGCGATGGGAATAATGTAATCCTTCGCCCCTTTCGAGTCGCGCGGCGTCCAGTCGCGAATCTGGTGGTAGCACAAAATGGGAATCTGCGGGCGGGCGTAGATGGCCGCCGCGTCGCTGGCCTTGGCGGCCGGAATGGTGCTGGGGTCGGGCCCCGGCTTGGCATTGGCTTCCTCGGCGGCCACGGCGGCAGCGCCCGACGTGGGGGCGGCCTCGTCGATTTTGGCCGAGTCAGTTTTGCCGGCCGCTTCGGCCGTGGAGGGGGTTTTGGCCTCGCCGGTAGTGGCCGTTTTGGAGTCGCAGGCGGCTAAGCTCAGGGTAGCGGCCAGGGTGGCAGCCACAGGAAACAGGATTTTCAAGGAAACTAAAAAAATGCCGGGCAGCAAGCCACGGCGGGCGGAAGTCGTACTTTTGCACAAAGCAACAACTCCCACCGCGGATGAACAAACTACATGGCACCGGCGTGGCCCTGGTAACGCCTTTTACTGCTACCGGCGCAGTCGATTATGCCGCCTGGCTACGCCTGCTCGACTTTGCGATTACGGGCGGCGTAGACTACCTGGTTATCAACGGTACCACGGGCGAGTCGCCCACCGTTACGGCTTCCGAAAAGATTGAGCTGCTGGCCAGGGCCCGCCAGCACGTAGCCGGCCGCGTGCCGCTGGTGTACGGCATCGGTGGCAACGACACGGCGGCCGTGGAGGGGCAGCTGCGCAGCACCGACCTGACCGGCGTGGCCGCTATCCTCTCGGCCAGCCCGGCGTATAACAAGCCCAGCCAGGCCGGCCTGGTGGCGCACTACCAGCGCCTGGCCGATGCCTCGCCCCTGCCCCTGCTGCTCTACAACGTGCCCGGCCGCACGGCCTCCAACATTTCGGCCGATACGACGCTGAAGCTGGCACAGCACCCCAATATCATCGGCATCAAGGAAGCCAGCGGCAACGTAGAGCAGTGCCTGGCCATTCTGGCCGGCAAGCCCGCCGACTTTCTGTTTCTGAGTGGCGACGATATGCTCACGGTGCCGCTTATCGCCTGCGGCAGCCAGGGCATTATTTCGGTACTGGCCAATGCCTTCCCCCAAAAATTCAGCGACATGACCCGCGCCGCGCTGGCCGGCGACTACGCCCGCGCCAATGAGCTGCTGCACTATTTCGTGCCCCTCAACCCGCTCATGTACGAGGAGAGTAACCCCGTAGGCGTGAAGGCCGCCCTGGCCCTGCAAGGCGTGTGCGAAGCCGCCGTGCGCCTGCCGCTGGTGCCCGCCAGCGACGGGCTGACGGCCCGGATTAAAGCTCTGTTGTAAGCTATACTTGCCTGTGCGCCTTACCAAAGTAACCGATTCCATCTTTACGGTTGAAGATTTTCTCACCCGCGCCGAGTGCTTGCAGTACGTCGTGCGCAGTGAGGAAATCGGCTACGAACTGGCCAAAGTGAACACGGCCAGCGGCAGCAAAGTCAAAACCGATGTGCGCAACAACAGCCGAGCCTTTTATAAGAGCGAGGAGCTGGCGCAGGAGTTGTGGACGAAAATCCAGCCGTTCGTCCCGGCACAGCTGGGCAATAGCTCGGCCTGCGGCCTCAACGAGCTATTTCGCTTTTACCGCTACCAGCGCGGACACAAGTTTAAGGGCCATTTCGACGAGAGCTACATTCGCAACGACCACGAGGCCAGCTACTTCACCTTCATGGTGTACCTAAACGACAATTTTCAGGGCGGCGATACCACGTTCCGCGGGGTGCGCATCCAGCCCCGGCAGGGCATGGCGCTGCTTTTTCTGCACAGCCTCTACCACGAGGGCAGCGAGGTGACGCAGGGCGTCAAGTACGTGCTGCGCTCGGATGTGATGTATCGGCTAGCAGAGCCTGCTTAACCCGTTATTCCGCCCCAGTAATTTTTCGGTTTCCCCGAGCTTGACCATATATGGGATGATTTCCCATGATGCCATAGCCACTGGCTGGCTCGTAGAATCCTGCTTCCTGGCCCGCCACCCGGCCATCCCACTCAACATATTTGATTGCCGTCCCCAGTTTAAAATACTGGCGCACTGCTATTTCATCAAAATAGCAATCGAAGTATACCCAGTCGAGCCCCTGCTGATAAGGGTCGCCGCGATAGGTTTGAGTTATGCCTAATCGGCACAAGTGGCTTTCTAGCTTTTGCAGACCTTCGCTCATTATAATGCAAGTAATTACCACCCGCTGGCCAGCACGTCGGCAATGTGCATGGTCTTGATAGCCAGCTTCTCACGGCGGATGTACGCCTCCAGGTGCATGAGGCAGCTTACGTCGGTGCTCACGATGTAGTCGGCCCCGGTGGCCAGCGCGTGCTCGACTTTCTGCTGGGCCATGGCCACCGAAATAGCCTCAAACTTCACCGCGAAGGTGCCGCCGAAGCCGCAGCAGGTGGTAGTTTCGGCCATTTCGATGCGGCGCAGGCCAGCCACGCCGTCGAGCAGCCGGCGCGGGGCTTCCCGAATGCCACACTCGCGCAGCGCCGAGCAGGAGTCGTGATAGGTGTAGGTGCCAGCCAGGGCCGCGCCTGAAATATCGTGCATTTCTAATATTTCCGCCAGGAACTCGGTTAGCTCGTAGGTGCGCCGCTGTACTCCCTGACAGCGGGCCACGTCGGCGGTGTCGGCAAACAAGTGCGAGTAGGCGTTGCGCACCATGCCTACGCACGAGGCCGAGGGACTGACCACATAGCGCGGCTCGTTCGAATTTGGAGTGAAATCGGAGAGAAACTTCTCGGCAATATTGCGGCTCTCGGCCTTATAGCCGGCATTATAGGCAGGCTGGCCACAGCAGGTCTGGGCCGGGTTGTAGTGCACCTGGCAGCCGGCTTTTTCCAGCACCTTCACCATGTTGAGGGCGGTGTGCGGGTAAAGCTGGTCAACAAAGCAGGGGATGAAGATATCGACTTGGGGCGTGGGCATTGGCGGATAGAGTAACTGGCAAATTTTTTACGCAACTAAGTTGCAATAGGAGTAAAAAGTAGCTAAGTTGAATAATCTATCTCTACTTTCCACGGAGCATTATTCTTAAAGCCAGGCGAATAAGGGCGTTTTAGCACCTTCGGCCCAAACCGATATTGCAAGAAAAGTATCAATTGGTCACCGCTAAATTCAATTCGGTACTCAGTTTCGTCAGATTCTATCCGGTACTCCATTGTAGTCTCCAACTCTACTGCTATACACGCCAGCTCTATCCAGAGGGTAAGTTTCGTAGCCTGCGGATTGTAAAACTCTATGCCAATAATCGGCTTCTTGCTTTCTTCTACAGCCGTTTTGTCCAACCTTTTAGACATCCAATTCAACATAGATCAAAAGGCATATTAAAAACATATTTAGCTGCTAGTTGCGCATCTGAGAACTTATTCAAGTTCAACCCCAGCTCCTCCCCTTTCCCTGCCAAGAACGCCACCAGATTCTCGGTCGCCATATTCCCCGTGAGCACATCGGCGGCCATCGGGCAACCGCCGATGCCGCACAGGGCGCCGTCGAAGCGGCGGCAGCCGGCCTGGTAGGCCGCCTGCACTTTTTCGAGCCAGGTAGTGGGCGTGGTGTGCAGGTGGGCGCCGAATTCTATCTGCGGAAAAGCCGGAATCAGCTCGGCAAATAAGGGCGTAATCAAGTCCGGCGTGCTCGCCCCGATGGTATCGGACAGGGCCACGATGCGCACGCCCAGCACGGCCAACTGCTGCGTGAACTCGGCCACCACGGCCGGGCTGTACGGGTCGCCGTAGGGGTTGCCAAAGCCCATCGAGAGGTACACAATCAGCGTTTTGCCCCGGCGCTCGCAGAGCTCGTGCATGGCGGCCACGTCGGCCAGGGCCTCGGCGATGGTCTGGTTGGTATTGCGGCGCTGGAAGGTTTCGCTCACCGAGAGCGGGAAGCCTAGGTAGCTAATTTCGGGGTGACTGGCGGCCTGCTCGGCCCCGCGCCGATTGGCCACGATGGCCAGCAGCCTGGTTTTGGTGCGGCTGAGGTCGAGGCCGGCCAGCACCTCGGCCGTATCGCGCAGCTGCGGAATAGCCTTGGGCGACACGAACGAGCCAAAATCGAGCACGTCGAAGCCCACGGCCAGCAGCTGCTGGAGGTAAGCCGTTTTGGTGGCGGTGGGGATGAACTCGTGCAGGCCCTGCATGGCATCGCGCGGGCACTCGGTAAGAACGACAGGGTGGGTGAGCATAGTAAAGCGAAGGTAAAGCGCAGTAGCGTGGACTCTGCGAGTCCGCGCGTAGTAGCATCCGGGTGCTACCACGCGCGGACTCGCAGAGTCCACGCTACTGCGGCCGAACTTGCCCAGCTAGCCGGGCGTTTGCCCGGTATGCTTTTTTCGTTTTTTCCAGCCCCGGGCCGGCGGCAGCTTGGGGGCTTTTTGGGGCTGATGCTGGCCCTGCTGGCCTCGTGCAGCAAACCCCAGACCCTGGCCGCGCTTTTCCAGAAAACCACGCCGCACGACGACTATGCCCGCGCCCTCGACCGCGCCGGCCTGCACGAAGCCGCCCTGGGCCGGCAGTGGCAGCAGGCCGCCGCCCAGGCCCTGCGCGATTCGCTGGTAGTACCGCTGCCCATGCTCGAAACGGGCTATTTCCGCCCCGAGCAGCCCACGGCCGCCAGCTACCGCTACGCCGTGCGGGCCGGTGAGCTGGTGCACGTGCGCCTCACGCTGGCGCCCGGCCCGGTGCTGTCCCCGCGCCTCTTCGTTGATGCGTTTGCCCTGGCACCGGGCCACGCGCCCGAGCTGCTACAATGGGCCAGCGCCGATACTACCGTCGCCGGCTCCTTCGACTTCAGCTACCAGGCCACCGACGACGGCCAGCACCTGCTGCGCGTGCAGCCCGAGCTGCTGGCGGCCGGCCGCTACACGCTGCGCCTGTGGCGCGGGCCGGGTCTGGGGCTATTTCCGGTACGGGGGCGCACCGACCAGGCCATCGGCAGCTTCTGGGGCAGCGAGCGCGATGGCGGCACCCGCCGCCACGAGGGCGTCGATATTTTTGCCCCGCGCGGCACGCCGGCCGTGGCCGCTACCGATGGCACCATCATGCGCACCGGCGAAACCCCGCTGGGTGGCCGCGTGCTGTGGCTGGCCGATGCGGCGCACGGCCAGCACCTCTACTACGCCCACCTCGACCGGCAGCTGGTGCAGCCCGGCCAGCGCGTGCGGGCCGGCGACACGCT
The sequence above is drawn from the Hymenobacter baengnokdamensis genome and encodes:
- the uxuA gene encoding mannonate dehydratase, with the translated sequence MRWFGPNDPVSLFDIRQAGCAGVVTALHQLPVGAVWPVADIRARQQLIEAANATHSPLHWAVVESLPVHEDIKKGRPSREQYIANYQQSLRNLAACGLRTVCYNFMPVLDWSRTDLRYEMPDGSRALRFVWQDFAVFDLCILKRPGAEADYEPAVAEVARRQFAAMSAEAVAQLTNTTLLGLPGSEEAFELKGFQSLLDEYQTIGAAALTANLHYFIRQVAPVAEEVGIGLCIHPDDPPFPLLGLPRVVSTEADLASLLAACEVHANGLTFCTGSLGVRPDNDLAGMAGRFSSRIHFVHLRSTRREANPRNFHEADHLAGDVDMYAVVQALVREELRREAAGEEKTALPMRPDHGHQLLDDLPKKTYPGYSAIGRLRGLAELRGLEYGLRRTLTAAEEAAPAAAAAR
- a CDS encoding LacI family DNA-binding transcriptional regulator, which codes for MVKCVKCSLADDVMKAGFVRGRQRFFCKACEYHFTAEKPPGGPNRKRHQATIADVARQVGVAPSTVSRALNGHSDISPLTRQAILEAAQQLDYQPNLLAQSLKNQATHTIGVLIPDLERPFFATAVSGIQQVATKAGYRVMICQSKESYEAEVSNVQALIASRVDGLLICHSRETENFDHVKDPARRGIPVVHFDRVCNEVNSAKVILDDRLGAFTITEHLIEQGCRRIAILAGPASLLISRQRQAGYLSALRKHGLPTAEELCAHIDFRPASAVAALDTWLALPKPPDAIFAINYTNAFDLLLALKQRGIRVPEDMAIVGFGDEFLASLIEPGLTTVNLHPFRIGQQAASLFLEQMAQKEDFQPRTCVVSSELIIRQSSLKGKGEKLKVLV
- a CDS encoding polysaccharide deacetylase family protein, which codes for MKILFPVAATLAATLSLAACDSKTATTGEAKTPSTAEAAGKTDSAKIDEAAPTSGAAAVAAEEANAKPGPDPSTIPAAKASDAAAIYARPQIPILCYHQIRDWTPRDSKGAKDYIIPIAQFKAQIKMLADSGYHTIQPDQLYAYLTTGAKLPSKPVMLTFDDTDLDQFTIARPTLAQYGYKGVYFVMTVSLGRPHYMSKAQVKQLSDEGNQIGSHTWDHHNVKKYQGQDWVTQIDKPTKTLEDITGKKIKYFAYPFGLWNTQAFPELKKRGFVAAFSLAEKRDQQDPLFTIRRIIASGYWSPRTLHNNMVQSF
- the dapA gene encoding 4-hydroxy-tetrahydrodipicolinate synthase; the protein is MNKLHGTGVALVTPFTATGAVDYAAWLRLLDFAITGGVDYLVINGTTGESPTVTASEKIELLARARQHVAGRVPLVYGIGGNDTAAVEGQLRSTDLTGVAAILSASPAYNKPSQAGLVAHYQRLADASPLPLLLYNVPGRTASNISADTTLKLAQHPNIIGIKEASGNVEQCLAILAGKPADFLFLSGDDMLTVPLIACGSQGIISVLANAFPQKFSDMTRAALAGDYARANELLHYFVPLNPLMYEESNPVGVKAALALQGVCEAAVRLPLVPASDGLTARIKALL
- a CDS encoding 2OG-Fe(II) oxygenase, whose translation is MRLTKVTDSIFTVEDFLTRAECLQYVVRSEEIGYELAKVNTASGSKVKTDVRNNSRAFYKSEELAQELWTKIQPFVPAQLGNSSACGLNELFRFYRYQRGHKFKGHFDESYIRNDHEASYFTFMVYLNDNFQGGDTTFRGVRIQPRQGMALLFLHSLYHEGSEVTQGVKYVLRSDVMYRLAEPA
- a CDS encoding (Fe-S)-binding protein gives rise to the protein MPTPQVDIFIPCFVDQLYPHTALNMVKVLEKAGCQVHYNPAQTCCGQPAYNAGYKAESRNIAEKFLSDFTPNSNEPRYVVSPSASCVGMVRNAYSHLFADTADVARCQGVQRRTYELTEFLAEILEMHDISGAALAGTYTYHDSCSALRECGIREAPRRLLDGVAGLRRIEMAETTTCCGFGGTFAVKFEAISVAMAQQKVEHALATGADYIVSTDVSCLMHLEAYIRREKLAIKTMHIADVLASGW
- a CDS encoding hydroxymethylglutaryl-CoA lyase, giving the protein MLTHPVVLTECPRDAMQGLHEFIPTATKTAYLQQLLAVGFDVLDFGSFVSPKAIPQLRDTAEVLAGLDLSRTKTRLLAIVANRRGAEQAASHPEISYLGFPLSVSETFQRRNTNQTIAEALADVAAMHELCERRGKTLIVYLSMGFGNPYGDPYSPAVVAEFTQQLAVLGVRIVALSDTIGASTPDLITPLFAELIPAFPQIEFGAHLHTTPTTWLEKVQAAYQAGCRRFDGALCGIGGCPMAADVLTGNMATENLVAFLAGKGEELGLNLNKFSDAQLAAKYVFNMPFDLC
- a CDS encoding M23 family metallopeptidase, which encodes MLFSFFPAPGRRQLGGFLGLMLALLASCSKPQTLAALFQKTTPHDDYARALDRAGLHEAALGRQWQQAAAQALRDSLVVPLPMLETGYFRPEQPTAASYRYAVRAGELVHVRLTLAPGPVLSPRLFVDAFALAPGHAPELLQWASADTTVAGSFDFSYQATDDGQHLLRVQPELLAAGRYTLRLWRGPGLGLFPVRGRTDQAIGSFWGSERDGGTRRHEGVDIFAPRGTPAVAATDGTIMRTGETPLGGRVLWLADAAHGQHLYYAHLDRQLVQPGQRVRAGDTLGLVGNTGNARTTAPHLHFGIYRAGGAIDPWPFLHRADPVPVAHTGPAGFGPDRRGEWVRPRPAQATRLLPATLPLLVLGQRAEYLRVELPTGQRRYVAAHAVAPAQPLRRLSLPIAHEIQTAPQAGAPALAAWPSHTAAAVLGQSHGYALLRNAAGQQGWARL